The genome window CTACGATTTCCAAGACAAGTGTACCTTGGCAGGGATTGATGTTCCTATTCATGCGGGGATCATGCCTATTCTTAACCGTAACCAAGCACTTCGTCTTTTGAAGACTTGTGAGAATATCCACCTTCCACGTAAATTTAAGGCCATCTTAGACAAGTATGAGCATGACCCTGAGTCACTCAGAGCAACAGGACTTGCCTATGCAGTGGATCAGATCGTGGACTTGGTAACCCAGGATGTCGCTGGTGTGCATCTCTACACCATGAACAATGCTGAAACAGCAAAATACATCCATCAAGCAACTCATGCCTTGTTTAATCATCAGTCTCTAGGATAATAAAAAGCAAACCATTCTTCTCAAGCGAGGGGGATGGTTCCTTTTTAATAGAAAAGCCCGCACTTTTTAAGAAAAATATGATAAAATAGACTCTGTACGTACTTGATACAAAGATGAGGGTATTGAAGTTTTAAAAGCTTTCCAAATTCTCAACTTTATAAAAGAAATTTTCCATAATTTGTTCTTTTTAGCATTTAGTTGAAGCGACACGAACGAGTCAAATCGATATTATTTGACGAGAGAGTTAGTAAAGCATTTAGCTAATCGTCTGATAGCGATTAGCGTAAAAGGATTAGATGCTTTAGCATCAAACCTTTCTAATGATTTGTATCTTGAGTAATTGAACCCAGCCGAAAAGCTGTGTAAAAAAGATAAACTGTCTTGTCTTCATCGAAGACTTCGTCAGTTTCCTATTTTTACTTTGCTTTTTGCGGCCTTAGTATCTTGATAGTTGAACACGGGCTAAATCCCTAGTGAAAAAGATAGATTTCCTGGTGTGCATCGCACAACTGCGTCAATCTCCTATTTTCATACGGGATTCTTTACGCCCTTTGTATCCTGATCTTTGTAGGCAAGGCGTATAATATAATTAATCCAAAGGGGATTTTAATGACAAAACAAGTGTTTCAAACGACTTTTGCGGGTCGTGAGTTAATTGTAGAGACTGGTCAGGTTGCTAAGCAAGCAAATGGCTCTGTTGTCGTGCGTTACGGTGAGTCGACTGTTTTGACTGCAGCCGTGATGTCTAAGAAGATGGCAACTGGGGATTTCTTCCCACTTCAAGTCAACTACGAAGAAAAAATGTATGCGGCTGGGAAATTTCCTGGTGGCTTTATGAAACGTGAAGGACGTCCTTCAACAGATGCGACTTTGACAGCGCGTTTGATTGACCGTCCAATCCGTCCAATGTTTGCGGAAGGTTTCCGTAACGAAGTGCAAGTCATCAATACGGTTCTTTCTTACGATGAAAATGCATCTGCACCAATGGCAGCTATGTTTGGTTCATCCTTGGCACTTTCTATCTCAGACATCCCGTTTGACGGACCAATCGCTGGGGTACAAGTGGGTTATGTAGATGGCCAAATCATCATCAACCCTACTCAAGAACAAGCAGAGCAATCTCTTCTTGAATTGACAGTAGCAGGAACTAAACATGCCATCAACATGGTAGAGTCTGGTGCCAAAGAATTGTCAGAAGAAATCATGTTGGAAGCCCTTCTGAAAGGACACGAAGCTGTCAAAGAATTGATTGTCTTCCAAGAAGAAATCGTTGCTGCTGTCGGTAAGGAAAAAGCAGAAGTGGAATTGCTTCATGTAAATGCTGAATTGCAGGCTGAAATCATTTCAGCCTACAACAGCGACCTTCAAAAAGCGGTTCAAGTAGAAGAAAAATTGGCTCGTGAAGCTGCAACTCAAGCAGTTAAGGACCAAGTGACTGCTGTTTATGAAGAAAAATATGCAGACCACGAAGAATTTGACCGTATCATGCGTGATGTGGCTGAAATCTTGGAACAAATGGAACACGCTGAAGTGCGCCGTTTGATCACGGAAGACAAGGTTCGTCCTGACGGTCGTAAGGTCGATGAAATTCGTCCTTTGGATGCAGTTGTTGACTTCCTTCCTCGTGTGCACGGTTCAGGTCTCTTTACTCGTGGACAAACTCAGGCTCTTTCAGTCTTGACCTTAGCTCCGATGGGAGAAACGCAAATCATCGATGGTTTGGACCCAGAGTATAAGAAACGCTTTATGCATCACTATAACTTCCCTCAATACTCTGTCGGGGAAACTGGTCGTTATGGTGCGCCAGGTCGTCGAGAGATCGGTCACGGTGCTCTCGGTGAGCGTGCTCTTGCTCAAGTCTTGCCAAGTTTGGAAGAATTCCCATACGCTATCCGCTTGGTAGCAGAAGTTTTGGAATCAAACGGTTCTTCATCTCAAGCCTCTATCTGTGCGGGAACGCTTGCCCTTATGGCTGGTGGTGTGCCAATCAAGGCGCCAGTAGCAGGGATTGCCATGGGTCTCATCTCAGACGGAAATAACTACACAGTATTGACAGATATCCAAGGTTTGGAAGACCACTTTGGAGATATGGACTTTAAGGTTGCTGGTACTCGTGACGGGATTACAGCTCTTCAAATGGATATCAAGATTCAAGGAATTACTGCTGAAATCTTGACAGAAGCCCTTGCTCAAGCCAAGAAAGCGCGTTTTGAAATCCTTGATGTGATTGAAGCGACTATTCCTGAAGTTCGTCCAGAATTGGCTCCAACTGCACCGAAAATTGATACCATCAAGATTGATGTGGACAAGATTAAGATTGTCATCGGTAAAGGTGGAGAAACCATCGACAAGATTATCGCTGAAACAGGTGTTAAGATTGATATCGACGAAGAAGGAAATGTATCTATCTACTCTAGCGACCAAGATGCCATTAACCGTACCAAAGAAATCATTGCTGGCTTGGTTCGTGAAGCCAAAGTAGATGAAGTTTACCATGCTAAGGTTGTTCGTATCGAGAAATTCGGTGCCTTTGTCAATCTCTTTGATAAGACAGATGCACTTGTGCACATTTCTGAAATGGCTTGGACTCGTACCAACCGTGTCGAAGACTTGGTAGCTATCGGTGATGAAGTCGACGTTAAGGTTATCAAGATTGATGAAAAAGGCCGTATCGATGCCTCTATGAAAGCTCTTCTTCCTCGTCCGCCAAAACCAGAACACGATGAAAAAGGTGAAAAGGCTGAACGTCCTCACCGTCCACGTCATCACAAGGACCACAAACCTAAGAAAGAAGTTACAGAAACACCAAAAGATTCAGAATAAGAAAAGGAGAAATGTATGGGATGGTGGCGCGAAACCATTGATATTGTAAAAGAAAATGATCCAGCGGCACGCAACAGTTTGGAAGTTTTGCTGACTTATCCAGGTGTCAAGGCCTTAGCTGCTCACCGTCTCTCGCATTTTCTCTGGAATCATGGCTTCAAACTCCTAGCTCGGATGCACAGTCAGTTTTGGCGCTTTTGGACCCAAATCGAGATTCATCCGGGTGCCCAGATTGACTCAGGTGTTTTTATCGACCACGGTTCAGGATTGGTGATTGGAGAGACAGCGATTGTTGAAAAAGGCGTTCTTCTCTATCACGGAGTGACTCTTGGTGGAACAGGGAAGGATGTTGGCAAACGCCATCCGACTGTGCGTAAAGGAGCTCTCATATCAGCCCATGCCCAAGTCATCGGACCAGTGGAAATCGGTGAAAATGCCAAAGTCGGTGCTGCTGCAGTAGTCGTGGCAGACGTACCTAGTGATGTAACGGTTGTCGGAATCCCAGCTAAGATCGTCCGAGTTCATGGACAGAAGGATGAACCAACGATCCATGAAGTCGAAGAAAAACGAGAGTACTATGTCAATAAACTAGAGCAGGCTAGAGAAGCCAGTCACAGATCGTCGGGGTTGTAGAGGATACCTATATGATTCAAGCAAGAAATAAGTTGAGCCAAGAAGAGTTATTTGAAGCGAAAAAACTAATTGACTGTTGCCAAGCCTATGATGGAACTTATCGTGCTCCTTATCTCTCTAACATGCTTAATTTTGACCCAAACATGCCCGCCTTTTTCCTTTATTATGAAAAAGGCGAACTTGTTGGTCTATTAACTGTCTATGCGGATGACCAAGATGTGGAAGTGACGATACTGGTTCATCCAAATTATCGCCGTCAGGGAATTGCGCGTGCTTTGTTTACGAGTTTTGAGAAAGAAACGGCTTCTTTCCCTATTCGTTCAGTTACTTTTCAGACAGAACGTATTTTTCTAGAGCATCATCCTGATTTTGTCAGCAACTGGGGATTGGTCGAGGATGAAAATACAGAAACCTGGTTAGGTAAGGATAGAAGACCTTATCCGTTAGCAAAACTTTCCAATCTTGAAGTTTTGTTAGCAGATAGTTCATATCAGGAGCAAATTAGCCAGTTAAAATTTCAGGCATTTTCAGAGGAGCATGAATCGAGAGAAGTTGCGGATAGATATGTTGCTGAAGCTCTAAAAGATCCAGAAAGTCGCCTATATATTTTATTAAAAAACGGTCAGGTTATTGGAACTTGCACGGTAGATTTATCGACTAATACGAATTACCTCTATGGTTTGGCAATATCGGAACCTGAACGTGGAAAAGGCTATGGAAGCTATTTAGCAAAATCCCTAGTCAACCAACTGATTGAGCAAAATGATAAGGAATTTCAGATTGCAGTAGAGGACAGCAACGTAGGTGCCAAGCGCTTGTATGAAAAAATCGGCTTTGTCAAACAGACACAGGTAGTTTATCTGAATGAGAAAGAGTAGAAAAATGCTATTAGAAGAATTCGAAAATGTACCTGCTGTTATCGAACCAACTGATCGAAGTATTCGTGGTGGTGGAGAAATCTGTGACACGATTATTTTATCTTTTAATGGAGAAATCGTAGAACGAGTAAAGAAGTTTGAAGATGTTTATGAAGGTGGATATCTAACCAATCTAAATGGCAGACTTCCATGGTATATCTATGAAAAAGATGGGAGTAAGGTAGCCGTTGCTATAGCTACGATTGGAGCCCCGATGGTTGTTGGACTCTTAGAAGAACTCAAAGCAAGAGGATTTAAGAACTTCATCATTCTAGGTTCTTGTGGCGTTTTGGATCGCTCAATTGAGGCGGACAAGATTATCCTGCCGGCTGCTGCTTTGCGAGATGAAGGCACTAGCTACCACTATGCCCCACCGGGTGATGAAGTCGCTTATGACGAGTCTCTGTTAGTTAAGCTTGAAGCTATCTTTGACAAGTACGATATTGAGCATATCCGCACCAAGTCTTGGACCACAGATGCTTTCTATCGGGAAACGCCTGATAAGGTCAAGCGTCGCTTAGCTGCTGGGGCTCAAGTGGTGGACATGGAAGCTTCAGCTATCATGGCTTGGAGTCAATTCCGCAAGAGCAAGGTCTATCAATTCTTCTACACAGCTGACTATGTGGATCATCATAACCGAACCTGGGATGCCCGCCATGAAGAGCGGACAGCTGATGCCATGACTTTTTTCACTATCGCTTTGACAATAGCAAAGG of Streptococcus oralis contains these proteins:
- the cysE gene encoding serine O-acetyltransferase; protein product: MGWWRETIDIVKENDPAARNSLEVLLTYPGVKALAAHRLSHFLWNHGFKLLARMHSQFWRFWTQIEIHPGAQIDSGVFIDHGSGLVIGETAIVEKGVLLYHGVTLGGTGKDVGKRHPTVRKGALISAHAQVIGPVEIGENAKVGAAAVVVADVPSDVTVVGIPAKIVRVHGQKDEPTIHEVEEKREYYVNKLEQAREASHRSSGL
- the pnp gene encoding polyribonucleotide nucleotidyltransferase, producing MTKQVFQTTFAGRELIVETGQVAKQANGSVVVRYGESTVLTAAVMSKKMATGDFFPLQVNYEEKMYAAGKFPGGFMKREGRPSTDATLTARLIDRPIRPMFAEGFRNEVQVINTVLSYDENASAPMAAMFGSSLALSISDIPFDGPIAGVQVGYVDGQIIINPTQEQAEQSLLELTVAGTKHAINMVESGAKELSEEIMLEALLKGHEAVKELIVFQEEIVAAVGKEKAEVELLHVNAELQAEIISAYNSDLQKAVQVEEKLAREAATQAVKDQVTAVYEEKYADHEEFDRIMRDVAEILEQMEHAEVRRLITEDKVRPDGRKVDEIRPLDAVVDFLPRVHGSGLFTRGQTQALSVLTLAPMGETQIIDGLDPEYKKRFMHHYNFPQYSVGETGRYGAPGRREIGHGALGERALAQVLPSLEEFPYAIRLVAEVLESNGSSSQASICAGTLALMAGGVPIKAPVAGIAMGLISDGNNYTVLTDIQGLEDHFGDMDFKVAGTRDGITALQMDIKIQGITAEILTEALAQAKKARFEILDVIEATIPEVRPELAPTAPKIDTIKIDVDKIKIVIGKGGETIDKIIAETGVKIDIDEEGNVSIYSSDQDAINRTKEIIAGLVREAKVDEVYHAKVVRIEKFGAFVNLFDKTDALVHISEMAWTRTNRVEDLVAIGDEVDVKVIKIDEKGRIDASMKALLPRPPKPEHDEKGEKAERPHRPRHHKDHKPKKEVTETPKDSE
- a CDS encoding GNAT family N-acetyltransferase gives rise to the protein MIQARNKLSQEELFEAKKLIDCCQAYDGTYRAPYLSNMLNFDPNMPAFFLYYEKGELVGLLTVYADDQDVEVTILVHPNYRRQGIARALFTSFEKETASFPIRSVTFQTERIFLEHHPDFVSNWGLVEDENTETWLGKDRRPYPLAKLSNLEVLLADSSYQEQISQLKFQAFSEEHESREVADRYVAEALKDPESRLYILLKNGQVIGTCTVDLSTNTNYLYGLAISEPERGKGYGSYLAKSLVNQLIEQNDKEFQIAVEDSNVGAKRLYEKIGFVKQTQVVYLNEKE
- a CDS encoding nucleoside phosphorylase, translating into MLLEEFENVPAVIEPTDRSIRGGGEICDTIILSFNGEIVERVKKFEDVYEGGYLTNLNGRLPWYIYEKDGSKVAVAIATIGAPMVVGLLEELKARGFKNFIILGSCGVLDRSIEADKIILPAAALRDEGTSYHYAPPGDEVAYDESLLVKLEAIFDKYDIEHIRTKSWTTDAFYRETPDKVKRRLAAGAQVVDMEASAIMAWSQFRKSKVYQFFYTADYVDHHNRTWDARHEERTADAMTFFTIALTIAKELER